The Synchiropus splendidus isolate RoL2022-P1 chromosome 11, RoL_Sspl_1.0, whole genome shotgun sequence genome contains a region encoding:
- the nkx3-2 gene encoding homeobox protein Nkx-3.2 codes for MAVRGSSLMPFSIQAILNKKDDSRHLPDLDVCFSKTTCWKIFGEVHGGSRREDAEARVPADHKSYDSDSGLSDDNDGKNRVELKKDDDPTSDVPEESVQEETDQECAAAEITKSDSEPHHGPDCVDEQVLDQPKQRKKRSRAAFSHAQVFELERRFNHQRYLSGPERADLAASLKLTETQVKIWFQNRRYKTKRRQMAADLMASTPAAKKVAVKVLVRDDQRQYGPGEVLRPPLLSLQPSYYYPYTYCLPAWTLSACAANQ; via the exons ATGGCCGTCCGCGGCAGCTCCCTGATGCCGTTCTCCATCCAAGCCATCCTGAACAAGAAGGACGACAGTAGACACTTACCAGACCTGGACGTGTGTTTCTCCAAGACGACGTGCTGGAAAATATTCGGGGAAGTGCACGGAGGCTCGAGGCGGGAGGACGCGGAGGCTCGCGTGCCCGCGGACCACAAGAGTTACGACTCTGATTCGGGGCTCAGCGACGACAATGACGGGAAGAACCGGGTCGAGCTGAAGAAAGATGACGATCCGACGTCTGATGTTCCCGAGGAGAGTGTTCAGGAGGAGACCGACCAGGAGTGCGCAGCCGCGGAGATCACCAAGAGTGACAGCGAGCCGCATCACGGCCCAG ATTGCGTGGACGAGCAGGTTCTGGATCAGCCCAAGCAGCGGAAGAAGCGCTCCCGGGCCGCCTTCTCGCACGCTCAGGTGTTCGAGCTGGAGCGTCGCTTCAACCACCAGCGGTACCTGTCCGGACCGGAACGAGCGGACCTGGCCGCCTCCCTTAAACTTACCGAGACCCAGGtcaagatctggttccagaaccgccgCTACAAGACCAAACGCCGCCAAATGGCCGCGGACCTGATGGCGTCCACGCCGGCGGCGAAGAAGGTGGCGGTGAAGGTTCTGGTTCGGGACGACCAGAGACAGTACGGTCCGGGAGAGGTCCTGAGGCCGCCCCTGCTGTCCCTGCAGCCCTCCTACTACTACCCCTACACATACTGCCTCCCCGCCTGGACCCTGTCTGCGTGTGCGGCCAACCAGTGA